A window of Hevea brasiliensis isolate MT/VB/25A 57/8 chromosome 14, ASM3005281v1, whole genome shotgun sequence contains these coding sequences:
- the LOC110641480 gene encoding fructose-1,6-bisphosphatase, chloroplastic, translating into MQSSVLPIFPTSNIPPKSHSFHTKLHFFPPNNRVLAGSSYNFRHRMASLGGFTVKSNMGTSASGDNGFCTLVEYMGRGGIDVGDDLVVLFSHIQYASKRIAALVASPFNSSLSKQDNAAGAGRSSDRDAPKPLDIVSNEIILASLQNSGKVAVMASEEDDAPIWIDDGGPFVVVTDPLDGSRNIDASIPTGTIFGVYKRLVELDHLPQEEKAILNSLQSGTRLVASGYVLYSSATILCASFGSGTHAFTLDHSTGDFILTHPGIKIPPRGQIYSVNDARYFDWPEGLRRYIDTVRQGKGKYPKKYSARYICSLVADFHRTLMYGGVAMNPRDHLRLVYEANPLSFLVEQAGGRGSDGKVRILSLQPVKLHQRLPLFLGSLEDMEELESYGDVQQKVNPGYEV; encoded by the exons ATGCAATCATCTGTCCTTCCCATATTCCCAACTTCAAATATCCCGCCAAAATCTCACTCTTTTCACACAAAACTCCACTTTTTCCCGCCCAACAATCGAGTTCTCGCGGGCAGCAGTTACAATTTCAGGCATAGAATGGCTTCTCTTGGTGGGTTTACAGTAAAATCGAATATGGGTACTTCTGCAAGTGGCGATAATGGATTTTGTACATTGGTGGAATATATGGGTAGGGGAGGAATCGATGTGGGGGATGATCTAGtggtcttgtttagtcatatacaGTATGCTTCCAAGAGAATTGCAGCTTTAGTGGCGTCTCCTTTCAATTCCAGTCTCAGTAAACAAGATAACGCTGCTGGTGCTGGCAGGAGCTCAGATAGGGATGCACCAAAGCCACTCGATATAGTATCG AATGAAATAATCTTGGCTTCTCTTCAAAATTCCGGAAAAGTTGCTGTCATGGCTTCAGAAGAAGATGATGCTCCAATTTGGATAGATGATGGTGGTCCATTTGTGGTGGTAACAGATCCCCTTGATGGTTCCCGAAATATTGATGCATCTATACCTACTGGAACAATTTTTGGGGTATATAAACGCCTTGTTGAACTAGATCATCTACCTCAGGAGGAGAAGGCTATACTTAATTCACTGCAGAGTGGAACTAGGCTTGTGGCTTCTGGTTATGTTCTCTATTCATCAGCCACAATACTCTGTGCCAGTTTTGGTTCTGGAACACATGCATTTACACTGGATCATTCAACAGGAGACTTCATTCTTACTCACCCAGGCATTAAGATTCCTCCTCGAG GGCAAATCTATTCTGTAAACGATGCAAGATATTTTGACTGGCCTGAAGGATTAAGGCGATATATTGACACTGTTAGACAAGGAAAAGGAAAATACCCTAAGAAGTACTCTGCCCGTTATATATGTTCGCTTGTAGCTGATTTTCATCGGACATTGATGTATGGTGGAGTCGCAATGAACCCAAGGGATCATCTTCGTCTGGTTTACGAGGCAAATCCTCTTAGTTTTCTTGTGGAGCAGGCTGGAGGTAGAGGTTCTGATGGTAAAGTTAGAATACTTTCACTCCAACCTGTCAAGCTGCATCAGAGACTTCCCTTATTTCTAGGAAGCTTAGAGGACATGGAAGAGCTAGAGAGTTATGGAGACGTTCAACAGAAAGTAAATCCTGGATATGAAGTGTGA